catgatgtgggatggtatgaaaggacgctcctgagtcaagcacccaagagtctatcgggctgtcaaccgatagcaacaacgcatcgccaatgtcttccgtagcagtgttgattccagcccccttgttgtcctccttctttggcgccctgcagttcttcttaaGGTGActtggttttccacagttccaacactcaagtgttcgtcctgatctggattgacccctgtcattccttgacttcgatctgcccctatttcggttgtagtttctgtcataatttctgcttctgttttcaacattaaaagcagaactcgtcgatgcctctccagaatctgtcctgcgcacctcctcagcaaggatacaaTCCCTAACATCGTTAAaatttagtttgtcactgccgacagaattactaaccgctgctctcattggctcccagctgtttggtagggatgccaacaaaattagagcttgtacttcatcatcgaaatcaatttttaccgatgacaattgatttacaatggtattgaattcatttatgtgtgaagcaacatgagcattttccataaTCTTTAGACGAAATaatttcttcatgagaaataccttattatttgccgaaggtttctcatacatgtcagacaataccttcatcatatctgcggtggtcttctcctttgccacgttgtgagcaacgttcttcgacagcgtcagccgaatgactcccagaacttgtctgtcgaggagatcccaatctgcttacttcatctcctctggtttcggactcagaggttcatgaagctttctgccatataaataatcttcaatttgcattctccagaacgcaaaatctgtaccatcgaatttaccgatgccatgcgtcgtaccatcttcgcctcccatcatttctaaatcacaacacaacttGTTGctttgataccagttgttaggattttaaTCCTAAATCCGACCtatgtaagcaggttcccaggaaagattggagggtcacagctggaccacttaaataccaacctccttagacagaacctacttacgccgtgatgtacgcgaagaataaatagcacacacagatttatagtggttcaccctcaatgtgagagctacgtccacgttgctgctgcagatcttattaaagaagaaatattacaagtgtttacaacactcaacctcacaaatgAATCTCTCTCTAACTCTTCTCTACTTGAGTTCTTGAGTTATTTTGGCGATATTTTCCAAATGAAGCTTAGAGCTCTATTTATAAGCTTCAAAAAAACGCGTGAACAGTAAAACCGCGTGCACAGTAAACCACGTGAACAGTAGCAAACAGTAAATCACATTTTATACGCGTGAACAGTACCACGGTATTTACTATTCAACTCTGGTGGGCCCCACATGTCGGAGGGACCTACTCAACAACCGTTTGGACAATGTTTGgttgaaattgaaaaaaaaaaaattaagttgagGTTGAAAAAAAGTATTTGGAATAAACTTACAATAAAAGATGAGAGACGCAAAAGTATTCACATCTAACAGTTTTGGGAAATGAACTAGACAAAAGATAGAGCAATCACAAACTTATTAAGAACTGAACCAGGAGGAGCATTATTTGTTCCTCTAATATAGTACCAAAGTCATAATCTTTAGTTTGTTAGAAAGAAGACAAATTCCTACTTCAAATATATTTGTTGTATCACAAAGACATTTTATAAGATCACTCAAATTGCTAGCTTTACAAGCTAATTTTACCTCATTTAACTAGGGAATCTGAATGAACTAGCAGAGTAACTAGGCAACCGGCAATACATAAACTAACAGAACAAATTTAGTATAGCCACCAAGCCAAGCGCTTTTGTAGTTTGTTGCATTTTAGTCCTTCTCTTGCTTCTGCGTTTTCAAGAAAGAGCTCAAGGCAAGTGTTAAAGCAGATGATGACACGATTAAAGCCGCCTGCAGCAAGCACCGAGCCTGTCATAGAAATCATGGTGTCATTTTTCATTTCGATTAAAGCAATGCATTAAGCTTTTAGGTCGAGTCAAGAAATTACCTCTGCCTTACCAATGGGGATCACTTGCTCTTCAATGTCACACAAGGGCACAATTAGTTCTTTGAGTAAGACAAAACTTGATGTAGAACGCATAAGTGTGACTTCCAAATCTTCTGAAACAATAAACAAGGAAGGTGACATTGTTAATCCGCCAGATTCACTTGTGTGACCACTCATGCTCCTGGGATCTAAAAGATTATTATCTTTAACTTCTACAGTAATCGGAAGCAACTGATTCTGGCATTTATGTCTAGGTGCAACGCCAGGGTTGAGTAATGTGCTTTGGCAATAAAGAAACCATTCGGACTCCAAATCTGTCACGCTTTTATACAAGTTGTCTATGCATCCTAGTCCAGAAATCCCATATATAGTATAAATCACTGAACCAATGGGAAAAGTGAGGAAAGTGAACAGAAAATTGACAAACGAATCCTTTGCTTCAGCATACAGTATCTTGTTTCTAGACTTGCTTAATATTAGCCTCAGGTTCATTTTACCGTAGTTGCTGATTTCAAGGTCAGGAAACACTTGTGAAATTCTTGGCTCAGGCATGATGTTGTTGTCAACTATATCTTGCTTGTTCAGAAACACCTCAGTTAAAGGAGATTTTGAGATCAATGAACAAGTGAGCAGTCGTAATATCTGGACCCAGAAAACGAGTAAAATGCACATGATATAACATCTATcaaaatgaagaagaaggaatTCGCAGCACTAGATTGTATTAGATTTTGTAATACATCACCTGAATTGCAATTTAT
The nucleotide sequence above comes from Lycium barbarum isolate Lr01 chromosome 3, ASM1917538v2, whole genome shotgun sequence. Encoded proteins:
- the LOC132630436 gene encoding uncharacterized protein LOC132630436; protein product: MASNDQEFKVLLKLLVDDKKNKVIAAEANRDFVDILLSFLAFPIGTIIRLTNSHPMSKTSPICICMNNLYQSVENLGVKHLWTENCKSVLLNPRNPCIEDCFKLKVKIDDCVSNKYFRCSNEDCSNKSWLVNVKCCYGGRTSKEIFSDIRNPTNDYSGVFLRGGIGFIISDDLRVFPGSPSSLLQLLSDLGYSHMEQIREMSVEVGKDEILRLLTCSLISKSPLTEVFLNKQDIVDNNIMPEPRISQVFPDLEISNYGKMNLRLILSKSRNKILYAEAKDSFVNFLFTFLTFPIGSVIYTIYGISGLGCIDNLYKSVTDLESEWFLYCQSTLLNPGVAPRHKCQNQLLPITVEVKDNNLLDPRSMSGHTSESGGLTMSPSLFIVSEDLEVTLMRSTSSFVLLKELIVPLCDIEEQVIPIGKAEAALIVSSSALTLALSSFLKTQKQEKD